The following is a genomic window from Candidatus Omnitrophota bacterium.
CCGGCCCTATGCCGGGCAAGGATATCAGCTGCTCCCTGGTGGCAATATTTATGTTTATCTTTTCCCGCGCGCGCTGTGTCCGCGACTCTGGCGGCTTTGAGAAGATCACGCCGCGGGGGATTTCAGGAGAGAGGCCCTTTACAAAAATACTTATCAGCAGCCCCGTCAAGATCACGGCGCCGATAAATAATAAAATTCCCCGTTCCTGGCGGGTAAGATTCAGCATATCTGGTAATCTTCAAATATTTATGTTATTATAACATACGCAACGGAGGAGAAAAATGAAAATAAGGCGCGGTTTTACGCTAATCGAAGTTTTAATAGTTGTAATGGTCATTTCTATCGTGGCGGCGCTGGCCATACCCAATATACTAAGGTCAAAATTGACCGCCAATGAATCGGCCGCCCAGACAACGCTGAAGACCATCGCGGTTGCCTGCGAGAACTACGCGACGGCAAACAACGGCCTTTACCCCGCATCTGAAACACAACTCCTTGA
Proteins encoded in this region:
- a CDS encoding ComEA family DNA-binding protein, with the translated sequence MLNLTRQERGILLFIGAVILTGLLISIFVKGLSPEIPRGVIFSKPPESRTQRAREKININIATREQLISLPGIGPALAERIIEYRKSQGPFFFEEDIRKVKGVGPGKYARFKDLIVME
- a CDS encoding type II secretion system protein yields the protein MKIRRGFTLIEVLIVVMVISIVAALAIPNILRSKLTANESAAQTTLKTIAVACENYATANNGLYPASETQLLEAEPPYLNGSYDGQTIQGYKYAFNLTNASYLVIASPASCGANGSKTYTIVTGGILTGADCGA